In Epinephelus lanceolatus isolate andai-2023 chromosome 16, ASM4190304v1, whole genome shotgun sequence, one DNA window encodes the following:
- the sall3b gene encoding sal-like protein 3b: MSRRKQAKPQHLRSEEEATRSGLLCRNGIVEGMDRVESNGGCHSSEETHVCDKCCAEFFTWTELREHQKVCTEDPLVLIVKDNEGMPAPEESPVGPSPVPSVASSDSSAVESTDAGFELNDNDSLDNLEEGLERDEAMELEHHPQDTTTSSPQHQDSAESISPQMPAAGSYGMPSTNVTLEILHSTRVAVAQFSQGISNSVTGGKAASAAIPVILEHLLALQQQQVHQLQLIEQICSQVAIMNRQPTQAALNPVSRSLSLAPNPFPSQGIIAPPILPLSGTMPSAINGQAAVSLSSVLDKSQSLPSQTVCGQSNCRDVTCTSASSENSTPSLSSCSSRISTLLPHTSSISCTQTLSSSSQLPLAQSSLLSSSSSLPFLPQSPASTVIFPNPLASIAATANALDPLSALMKHRKGKLPNVPLFETKPSPEEPFFKHKCRFCAKVFGSDSALQIHLRSHTGERPFKCNICGNRFSTKGNLKVHFQRHKEKYPHVQMNPYPVPEYLDNVPTSSGIPYGMSIPPEKPVSSWLDSKPVVATLPATMGLPLSSTITSIGGSNDPVSVTPSVKSPYQPAPGECVSLSPNHRGSEAHFSPVSESPQSNRETEASNILKTEGVHLPQNCSLRLRANPVTDATSTMIPSVTTTPEPVTSASPVSNSPPLSFNSDETKFPTGGFLDSMQTSETSKLQQLVENIDKKITDPNQCVLCHRVLSCQSALKMHYRIHTGERPFKCKVCGRAFTTKGNLKTHIGVHRENPPVQVQHSCPICQKKFTNAVVLQQHIRMHMVGQIPDSTLVDGLQETDGDVSFNERNFDSLSSNDNDLIDDISMEDDNDEEEEEVENMEEVVNPSKPLISECNSPPKSSVVSSIAALENHMRMIDSTVSLTNSFSIKSLTNGFNDSSHHNVKCSLSEKKVEHCSLNSPNVSESSSSPHVSVSPIQSNSEGMTIKSPAVSNNRPESQEPLAASVKREQSESPNSASAAAVAQELRGIQASKLCVKEETPYSMSFQLSRERAAGQSIPSLVTSTSSGLIKTEVNGHSQPHNPSEGQHPPFSIHIPPAYASVGSPGMTSLLGPAPPRRTPKQHNCNVCGKNFSSASALQIHERTHTGEKPFVCTICGRAFTTKGNLKVHMGTHMWNNAPARRGRRLSVENPMALLGGEAAKFGEMFQKDLAARAMNVDPGFWNRYATAIANSLATKNNEISVIQNRGISQLHPLTAGMDRVSTAGSPITSLTKAGMDLGNNRHFSMLIDDSKEIGIN; the protein is encoded by the exons ATGTCCCGCCGCAAGCAAGCCAAACCGCAGCACCTCAGGTCAGAGGAGGAGGCGACACGGAGCGGACTCCTCTGCAGAAATG gcATCGTGGAGGGCATGGACAGGGTGGAGAGCAATGGAGGCTGCCACAGCAGTGAGGAAACACACGTCTGTGACAAATGCTGTGCTGAGTTCTTCACTTGGACTGAACTGAGGGAACATCAGAAAGTCTGCACTGAGGATCCCTTGGTGCTGATAGTGAAGGACAACGAGGGGATGCCAGCTCCTGAGGAATCTCCTGTCGGACCTTCTCCAGTTCCTAGTGTGGCGTCCAGTGACTCATCTGCAGTGGAGTCCACAGACGCTGGATTTGAGCTGAATGACAATGACAGTCTGGACAATTTAGAGGAAGGCTTGGAGCGTGATGAAGCCATGGAGCTTGAGCATCACCCACAGGACACTACAACCTCAAGCCCTCAGCATCAAGATTCAGCTGAGTCCATTTCCCCTCAGATGCCAGCTGCTGGCAGCTACGGCATGCCGAGTACAAACGTGACGCTGGAGATCCTTCACAGCACCAGGGTGGCTGTCGCTCAGTTCTCCCAGGGGATCAGCAACAGCGTTACTGGAGGGAAGGCAGCTTCAGCAGCCATCCCGGTGATCCTGGAGCATCTTCTGGCTCTGCAGCAACAACAAGTCCACCAGCTGCAGCTTATTGAGCAGATCTGCAGCCAGGTAGCCATTATGAACAGACAGCCAACACAGGCAGCGTTAAACCCAGTCTCCAGATCTCTGTCTCTGGCACCTAACCCTTTCCCCTCTCAAGGCATCATCGCTCCTCCCATCCTGCCACTGTCAGGAACGATGCCCTCAGCCATCAATGGACAGGCTGCTGTTTCCTTGTCCTCTGTGCTTGACAAGTCACAAAGTCTCCCTTCACAAACTGTATGTGGGCAGTCCAACTGTAGAGATGTAACATGTACCTCAGCTTCCTCAGAAAATTCAACCCCATCGctctccagctgcagcagcaggatcTCCACTTTACTGCCACACACCAGCAGCATTAGCTGTACTCAGACACTGAGCTCCTCCAGCCAGCTCCCCCTGGCGCAGAGCAGCCTCCTCAGCTCATCCTCCAGCCTGCCATTTCTACCTCAGAGCCCCGCCAGCACCGTCATTTTCCCCAACCCCTTGGCGAGCATAGCCGCCACAGCTAATGCACTTGACCCTCTCTCAGCCCTCATGAAGCACAGGAAAGGGAAACTGCCTAACGTGCCCTTGTTCGAGACGAAGCCCAGCCCGGAGGAGCCCTTCTTCAAGCATAAATGCAGATTCTGTGCCAAAGTGTTTGGCAGTGACAGCGCTCTGCAGATCCACCTGCGCTCCCATACAGGAGAGCGGCCCTTCAAATGCAACATCTGTGGCAATCGCTTTTCCACAAAAGGAAACTTAAAGGTGCACTTCCAGAGGCACAAAGAGAAATATCCTCATGTTCAGATGAACCCCTACCCGGTGCCAGAATATCTAGACAATGTGCCAACAAGTTCTGGGATTCCCTATGGAATGTCCATCCCTCCAGAAAAACCTGTCTCCTCATGGCTGGACAGCAAACCTGTTGTAGCAACTCTGCCAGCCACTATGGGTCTTCCTCTTTCCTCCACTATTACCAGTATCGGAGGCTCAAATGACCCTGTAAGTGTAACACCATCCGTTAAATCTCCCTACCAGCCAGCTCCTGGTGAATGTGTATCTTTGTCACCTAACCACAGAGGCAGTGAGGCTCATTTCTCTCCTGTTTCAGAGTCTCCGCAGTCAAACCGTGAGACAGAAGCGTCCAATATACTGAAAACAGAGGGGGTACACCTGCCCCAGAACTGCTCCCTGAGACTGAGAGCCAACCCGGTAACAGATGCAACCAGCACTATGATCCCATCTGTGACCACCACGCCTGAACCTGTCACCTCAGCATCCCCTGTCTCCAACTCTCCACCTCTCTCGTTCAACTCGGACGAAACTAAATTCCCAACCGGTGGTTTCCTGGACTCTATGCAAACATCTGAAACCTCAAAGCTTCAGCAGCTGGTGGAGAACATTGACAAAAAGATTACAGACCCCAACCAGTGTGTCCTCTGTCACCGCGTCCTCAGCTGTCAGAGTGCGCTGAAGATGCACTACCGCATTCACACCGGGGAGAGGCCCTTCAAATGTAAAGTGTGCGGCAGGGCTTTCACCACCAAAGGCAACCTGAAGACTCACATTGGTGTTCACAGAGAAAATCCCCCAGTTCAGGTGCAACACTCGTGTCCCATTTGCCAGAAGAAGTTCACCAACGCTGTTGTGCTTCAGCAGCACATCCGCATGCACATGGTCGGACAGATTCCAGACTCGACCCTGGTGGATGGGCTGCAGGAGACAGATGGCGATGTCTCCTTCAATGAGAGGAACTTTGACAGTCTCAGTAGCAATGACAATGACCTCATtgatgatatttcaatggaggATGATAATgacgaagaggaagaggaggtagaAAATATGGAGGAAGTTGTAAACCCATCTAAACCCTTAATCTCTGAATGTAACTCTCCTCCTAAGTCCTCCGTTGTTTCAAGTATAGCTGCACTGGAGAACCACATGAGGATGATTGACTCGACTGTAAGCCTGACCAACTCCTTCAGTATAAAGTCCCTAACAAATGGTTTTAATGACAGCAGCCATCACAACGTTAAATGCTctttatcagagaaaaaggtggaGCATTGCAGCCTAAACAGCCCGAATGTGTCAGAATCCTCCAGTTCACCTCATGTATCAGTGTCTCCCATTCAAAGCAACTCAGAAGGCATGACGATCAAATCACCTGCAGTGAGCAACAACAGGCCAGAATCCCAAGAGCCTTTGGCAGCATCAGTGAAGAGAGAGCAATCTGAGTCTCCTAACTCTGcatcagcagctgcagtggcCCAAGAGCTGAGAGGGATACAGGCCAGCAAGCTGTGCGTGAAAGAGGAGACTccttatagtatgtcattccaaCTGAGCAGAGAAAGAG CTGCAGGTCAAAGCATTCCCAGCCTGGTTACCAGCACGTCATCAGGCCTGATAAAAACCGAGGTGAATGGTCACAGTCAACCCCACAACCCTTCCGAAGGGCAGCACCCACCATTCAGCATTCACATCCCCCCGGCTTATGCATCCGTTGGCAGCCCAGGAATGACCTCCCTGCTCGGCCCCGCTCCTCCTCGTCGGACACCGAAGCAGCACAACTGCAACGTCTGTGGGAAGAACTTCTCGTCGGCCAGCGCCTTGCAGATCCATGAGCGCACGCACACCGGAGAGAAACCGTTTGTCTGCACCATCTGCGGCAGAGCTTTCACCACGAAAGGCAATCTTAAG gttcatatgGGAACTCACATGTGGAACAACGCACCAGCCAGGAGAGGCCGGCGGCTGTCAGTAGAGAACCCCATGGCGCTGCTGGGTGGAGAGGCAGCGAAGTTTGGGGAGATGTTTCAGAAGGACCTGGCAGCTCGAGCGATGAATGTAGACCCTGGATTTTGGAACCGCTATGCGACAGCTATCGCCAACAGCCTGGCCACGAAGAACAACGAGATCTCAGTGATTCAGAACAGGGGCATCTCTCAGCTTCACCCTCTGACTGCAGGCATGGACAGAGTGAGCACTGCAGGAAGTCCAATAACCAGTCTAACCAAGGCAGGCATGGACCTGGGAAATAATAGGCATTTTTCAATGCTGATTGATGACAGCAAAGAAATTGGaatcaactga